One region of Streptomyces davaonensis JCM 4913 genomic DNA includes:
- a CDS encoding TetR/AcrR family transcriptional regulator, giving the protein MAGRAVRAEQVSATRGLILTAAERLYAEHGVCAVSNRQVGEAAGQGNNTAVGYHFGTKTDLVRAIVRKHAAPIEEIRTGLVERVIGSTDLRDWVDCLVRPVFEHLAALGSPTWYARFCAQVMTDPALHRIMVEEALGSPALREIVEGLRRSLPELPDEVRAERGDMARQLIVHMTAERERALAEDTATPRADWQDAATGLVDALVGMWRAPVSPRG; this is encoded by the coding sequence ATGGCAGGCAGGGCGGTCCGGGCGGAGCAGGTCAGCGCGACCCGGGGACTGATCCTGACCGCAGCCGAGCGGCTCTACGCCGAGCACGGGGTGTGCGCGGTCTCCAACCGCCAGGTCGGCGAGGCCGCCGGACAGGGCAACAACACCGCCGTCGGCTACCACTTTGGTACGAAGACCGACCTGGTCCGCGCGATCGTCCGCAAGCACGCGGCGCCCATCGAGGAGATCAGGACCGGCCTGGTCGAGCGGGTCATCGGCTCCACGGACCTGCGCGACTGGGTGGACTGTCTGGTCCGGCCCGTCTTCGAGCACCTCGCCGCGCTCGGCAGCCCCACCTGGTACGCCCGGTTCTGCGCCCAGGTCATGACCGACCCCGCCCTGCACCGGATCATGGTCGAGGAGGCGCTCGGCTCCCCGGCGCTCCGCGAGATCGTCGAGGGGCTGCGCCGCAGTCTGCCCGAGCTGCCCGACGAGGTCCGGGCCGAGCGCGGCGACATGGCCCGTCAGCTCATCGTCCACATGACCGCAGAGCGGGAACGCGCGCTCGCCGAGGACACCGCCACGCCGCGTGCCGACTGGCAGGACGCCGCGACCGGCCTGGTCGACGCGCTCGTC